The following DNA comes from Arcobacter cloacae.
TATGGTTATTTAGACAATGCAGGAGTATTTAATTTTCCAAAATTAAAACCTGTTATGTCACTTTGGGCTAATAAACTATCAACAAGAGAGTTAAAAAAAGGACAAAGTGTTGGATATGGAGGAACTTTTACTGCAAAAGAAAATATGATAGTTTCTACATATGATATTGGATATGGAGATGGTTTTTTAAGACTAAATGAGAAAGATTCATATACAACTCCAAAAGGTTATAGAGTTTTAGGTCGCGTTTCTATGGATAATCTATCTTTAGATACAGATGAAGAAAAAGTTTGTATTTTTGATGATGTTACAGCTTTATCAAAAGTTCATAATACAATAACATATGAAATCACAACAACATTAAATCCAAATATAGAAAAAGAGATAATATGAAAAAAATAATCCTTGCCTTTTTTATAGTTATTAACTCTTTAAGTGCTATAACTTTTGAAGAGGTTTATACTATTCATAAAGTACAAGGTTCACTAAAAGCTTTGAAATATTATAGGGAATTAGAAAAACAAAATAATCCAAAAGCTATCTATGAATTAGGTGTTATTCATCTACAAGGTGATGGTATTGCAAAAAATATAAATAAAGCCTATGAATACTTTACAAAAGCTTCAGAACTAGGACATTTAGAATCTACTTATGCTCTTGGAAAAATTCACCTTTCAAAATCGACTCACTATTATGACTTGACAAAAGCTTATAACTTTTTTGTTGATGCAGCAAATAAAGGTGATGCAAAATCTCAACTTATGATAGGAAGATTTTTTCTAATGGGAGAGATTGTTGATAAAGATTATGAAAAAGCCATACACTATTTTAAACTTGCATCAAAACAAAAAGAGTATGAAGCAAACTGTTATATAGCATATATGTATGCTTCAGGAATGGGAGTTTTTCCAAACTTTGGTAGAGCCCATGTTTTTGCAAAAGACCAATATAAAAAAGGTGATAAACTTTGTATCAAAGTATGGAATGACTACAATTTAGGAAAATATCCTAAAGATGAATCTTGGAAAGTTGGAGATTATAATGAGCCTGTTAAGTAATTAAAATATAGCTTATTCTTTTATGGCTATTTTAATACTTTTCAATAACATCTTTTATTAAAACCGAAGTAATTCCCCAAATTACTTCTCCTTCATATTCATAAACCCAGATTTTATGTTTTTTATTTCCCCAAGGTTTTTTATAAGTATCAGGAAGTCCTAACTCTTCAACTGGAAAAAAAATCTCTTTATTTCCATTTTCATCTATTTTATATGGTTGAATTTCATGAGCTAAAGTATACTCTTTTGGTTTATGTTCTTTAAAAAAAGATATAGGAATAACGATAGTTTTTTCAACCTCATTATGGTCTATTTTCATATTTTTATATGCTTTTTTCTTAACTCTTGCTACAAAAGATTCAATAACAGCACCAATGGGAGCTACATAAGTATCAAGCTGTCCTAAAATTTTTATATCTTTTTTAGGAATTCCTAACTCTTCAAAAGTCTCTCTTAAAGCTGTATCTTTAAAGTCTTTATCAACTCCCTCTTCAAAACCACCACCAGGAAAACAAATATCTCCACCTTGTCTAATATGTGCTGCTCTTTTTTGAAATAAAAGATGATATTCTCCTTTTATTTTAACTATTGGTATTAAAACCGCACTATTAAAAAATCTATGTCGTCCCAAAACATTTGGATGTTTTGGTAAGTTTGATACTAATTTTTTTAAATTGTCTTTTTTCATTTTTATTTCTTTATTGACTTTATTGCATCAATCATTGTTCTTATTATTTTTATTAAATCTTTCTCTTCTATGGTGTATGCAACAATTGAATAAACAAGTTTTCCAAATGGTCTTATCCAAACTCCATTTTTTACACAATAATCTTGAACTTGTTGTGCATAACAATCATCTTTTAACTCAATAATTCCAATTGCTCCAATATTTCTTACATCTTTTACTAAATCAATATTTCTTGCACTTTCTAACTCTTTTGAAAAAATCTCTTCAATTTTTTTTACATTATTTTGCCAATTACTTTCAAGTAATAAATCAATACTTGCATTTGCAACGCTACAAGCCAAAGGATTAGCCATAAATGTTGGTCCATGCATTAATACACCAATTTCGCTATTTGAAATAGTATCACTCACATTTTTAGATGTAATCATAGCAGCCATAGTCATATAACCACCAGTTAAACCTTTTCCAACAGTTATAATATCAGGTTTTATATCTGCCCACTCACAAGCAAACATTTTTCCCGTATGTCCAAAACCCGTTGCTATTTCATCTGCAATTAATAAAATATCGTATTTAGTACAAAGTTCTCTTGCTTTTTTTAGATATAAAGGATTATAAATTCTCATTCCACCAGCTCCTTGAACTATTGGCTCAAGGATAAATCCAGCTATCTCTTTATGATGTTTTTCAAAATTTTCTTCTAAATCTCTAATTGATTCTAAACAATCACTTTCAAATCCTAACGCTGGTGCTTTTGAAAAAATGTGTTCACTTAAATATGAACCATAAATACTATGCATAGAATTTTGTGGATCACATACACTCATAGCTCCCAAAGTGTCACCATGATAAGCATTTTGTAAAGCTAAAAACTTATATTTTTTTAAACCCTTTGCTTTTTGATAAAGTATCGCTGTTTTCAATGCAACTTCAACTGATACAGAACCACTATCACATAAAAAAACAGAATTAAGTCCAGTTAATTCAACTAATTTTTTACTTAAAAGGGAAGCTTGTTCATGAGCTAAACCACCAAACATAATATGTGGCATGATCTCAACTTGCTTTTTTAAGGCTTCATTTAATTTTGAATGATTATAACCATGAATTGCACTCCACCATGAACTCATAGCATCTATTAATTCTTCACCTGTTTCTAAGAAAATTGACGTTTTATTTGTACTTTTAACTGGAAGAATTTTTGTTTTTGAAGGAAGTGCATTATAAGGATGCCAAACGTGATATTTATCAATTTCTAACCAATTCAATAATTTTCCTAATTTATTTATAAAAAAAATTATATCTAAAGATTATTACAAAATTGATAAATTATATAGCAATATCAAGTGTTATTAAAACTAGAGCTCCTTTATATCTTCTATTTTTATATTCATACTCTACATTTGAAATTTCAATATTTCCGTTCATATGTTTGTGAATTATTTCTTGACACATATAAAGCCCTATACCTGTACCTTGATTTTGATGTTTTGTAGTAAAATAAGGTTCAAAAACTTTTTCTATAATGTCAAGATTTATCCCACCTGCATTATCTCTTATTTTGATATAGACTTTAGAACCAACTCTTTTAATATCAATAAATATTAATTTTTCTTCATTTTCTAAAGATTCTAATGCATCTTTTGAATTATTTAGGATATTTATTAATACTTGAATTAACTCTGTTTCATAACCATCTATTTTAACATTATCAAAATTCTGAATAATAGTTATTTTATTTTCTACAAAATTAGCACCCAATAAATCAATAGTTTTTTTAAAACACTCTTCTATATAAAATATCTCTTTTTCTCTTTGTGGTTTAAAGAAATATCTAAAATCATCTATTGTATTTGATAAATATTTTGAAGTATTTACAATTGAATCTATAGTTTTTACTAAGAACTCATCATCTAAATCATTTAAATCTTTTTTTAATTTTAAGCCTGTTGCATTTGTTGTTATTAAAGATAAAGGTTGTCTCCACTGATGAGCAATATTTTCAATCATTTGTCCCATTGAAACCATTTTTTGTTGTTGAGATAATAATCTATCTTTTTTGAGATTTTTTTCTACTTCTTCTTTTATTCTATTTTCTAATTTACTATTCATTTCTTGTAAAGATTTAGTTTTTTCTTCAACTGCTATTTTTAAACTGTCATTCATCTTTGCAAGTAATCTTTGTCTATATAATATAGCTATAAATATTATCAATAAAACTATTGCTATTTTCCAAAGAATTGAATAATCAAACTCTTTTTTATGTTCAGTAAAAATCCATTTATTTAAAATCTCATCTTTTACATGAGAATCTATACTTAAAACAGCTTTTTGAAGTACACTAAATAATAAATTGTCTTCTTTATTAACAGCTATTGAAATATCAATATTCTCATCTAATTTAGATGATATAGATAATTTTGAAAGATGTTTTGTTTGGATTTTATACCAAGTAGTCGATACGGTATCAACATGTCCAAAAGTTTCACCATCTAAAACTTTTTTCAATCCTTCATCTATATTTTTTACTTTAATAAATTCTATATTTTTATATTTTTCTTTTAGTTCATCGATTATTGCATACTCTTCAACTACAGATATTTTTTTATTTTTTAAAGTATTTAAATTATTTATAAATGAAACATCGCTTTTTGTTGAAAGAACAAATGGAATATTTAAATATGACTTTGTAAAAATAAAATTTTCTTCTCTTTCTTTTGTCCAAACCATTGATGGTAAAATATCACAATCACCTTTTTTTGCAAAATCAACTGACTCTTTCCAACTTGAAGTAGAAACTAATCTTATTGGTTTTTTTATTCTATTTTCAATCAAAGATACATAATCAGAAATAAATCCTATAAATTTATCATCTTTTATATCACTATAAGGCATGGCATTTGGAGTAACACACATATTTATAATATCTCTTTGTTCTAAATACTCTAATTCCGATTGAGAAAAAGTAAGATTTCTAAGATTATTTAAATCAAATACAAACTTCTCTAAATCAATTGGTTTTGGAACTAATCCCATTAAGTTATATAAGTCATGAATTCTTTGAATTTTATCTTTTTTTATTTCACCTAAATTTGAAGTATTAAAATAAGAGAGTTTTCTTAACTCTTTTGCTTCATAAATTAGTTCATTTTTCTTTAAATTTTGATTATTATACTTATCAATTATAACATCAACACTCTCATTTATATTTGAGTATGCATATTCCCAACCTTTTAAAGAGGCTTTTTTAAATAATAAAACTGTATTTAAATCATTATTTATAAGATTTTCACTTGTATATAACATATCGCTATACATATCAAAACCAAACTTTTTTGGGTCAAAAACATTATATTCTATACCTCTTTTTTGAAGTTCATAAGGAGATTTTGATATATATGCTGAAATAACATCGGTGTTTTTATTTATTAAATCATCGATATTATGAGTGTGTTTAAGAAATTTGATATTATCAATTTTTACTTTATTAGAAATAATCATGGCTTTTAAAGATACTTCACTTGAATCATCTATAGTAGTCATAACCCTTTTATTTGAGAAATCATTTACACTATTTATACCTGACTCTTTTGTACTAACCAATATCAAAGGTGTTGCTTGAAAAAGTGCATATAAAGCTACAATATTTCTATCTTTTGCCCTTTCTAAAATAAGAGTTTCTCTTCCAACAGCAAAATCAAACTTTCCTTCACTTACTTCTTTGGGAATATCAACATCAAAATTAAAAGGGATAATTTCTACATCAAAACCTAATTCTTCATAAAAACCTTTCTCTTTAGCCATATAATATCCAGCAAATTGGAACTGATCAAACCAAGAAAGATGTAAAGTTATTTTTTTTAATTCCTTCGAAAAAGAAAAAGTAGAAATAAGTAAAAGGAATAAAATAATCGTATTTATTTTTTTTATTAATCTCAAACATATACCCCTATAAATAGTTACTGAGTATATCCAAAATAGTTTTAAAAAGTAAAGAAAAAAAGTGTAAAATTTATACCAAAAAAGTTATCCTTAATGGTATAAATTTTATTTATTTTCTAATGTAAGAAGTGTCTAATACCAGAAAAATATAATGCCATGTCATGTTCGTTAGCAGCTTCAATGATTTCATCATCTCTAATACTTCCACCTGGCTCAATTACACATTTAACCCCTGCACTTGCAGCAGCATCAATACTATCTCTAAATGGAAAGAAAGCTTCACTAGCTAATACAGCACCAGTTACATCAAGTCCCATATCTTCAGCTTTTCTAAGTGCAGCTTTTGAAGCATCAACTCTTGAAGTCATACCCATACCAACAGCTACCATTGCAGAATTTTTAACATAAACAACACAGTTTGATTTTGTTAAACTTGCAATTTTATACGCTATTTCCATATCTTTTACTTCTTGTTCTGTTGCAATTCTTTTTGACATAAGTTTAGAATTTCGTACTTCATCTTCTGCAACTTTATCAGCATCTTGGAATACAAATCCACCATCAACTCTTTTGAAATCAATATCATCATTTGCAAGTTCTAAATATTGTGTTCCTTGTTCAAAAAGTTTGATTCTTTTTTTAGATTCAAATACTTTAACAGCATCTTCAGTAAATCCTGCTGCAAATACTACTTCTAGGAAAATCTCATTCATTTTTTGTGCTAATTCTTCATCAACAATTCCATTAACAGCAACTACTCCACCAAAAGCAGAAACTGGATCACATTTTAAAGCTTCAACATAAGACTCTAATAGTGTATCTTTAATTGCAAATCCACAAGGGTTTCCATGTTTTACAATACAAACAGCCTTATCTTTTCCAAATGCAGCAGCAATTTTTGCAGCTCCACTAATATCTCCCATATTATTAAATGATGCTTCACCTTTTATTGTTTTAAATTTATTAGTAAATTGCGCATCAAACTCATATAAAGCACCTTTTTGATGTGGATTTTCACCATATCTTGTATCAAATACTTTAGTTCCTACTATAAATTGTTTAGCTCCAAATCCACCATTAAATCTTTTATTCATATAATTTGCAATCATAGAATCATAAGCAGCTGTGTGTTCATAAGCCTTAATCATCATATCTCTTCTAAACTCAACTGTGTTTGTGTCATTTTTAAGATTATTTAATACTAAATCATAATCAGCAACATCTGTAACAATAATTACTGAATCAAAATTTTTAGCAGCACTTCTTACCATTGCTGGTCCACCAATATCAATATTTTCAATAATCTCTTCAAAATCATCAGTTTTTTCTATTGTTGCTTTAAATGGATATAAGTTTACACAAACCAAATCAATTCCCTCAACACCTAACTCTTTAGCTTGGTCAAGGTGAGATTGTTTATCTCGTCTATGTAAAATTCCACCATGAATATAAGGATTTAAAGTCTTAACTCTTCCTTCAAAACATTCAGGAAATTTTGTAACTTCATTTGCTTCAATTACTGCAATTCCAGCATCTTTAAGTTTATTATATGTTCCACCTGTTGAAATTATTTCATAACCTAAATTTACTAACTCTTTAGCAAAATTTTCAACACCACTTTTATCGCTAACACTGATTAATGCTCTCATTTAGTTTTTCTCCCACTATAAAATATTTAGAAATAAAAAAAGCCAAACCTCTATATTTCAAGATGTTTGGCTTAAAAATACTTTTTATTATAAATCTTGTTCTATTACTTGCTTAAATCTATTGAAATAAACATCACTAGCTTTATCTAAATCTTTATAAATATCATTTATAGAGATTTTATCACCTTGAACAACACCTATTTTTGTACATTCAATATTATTAGCTTTTGCAATTTTTTCAAATGCTTCACAATTTGATGGATTAACTTCAACTATTGCTCTACTTAAAGATTCTGCAAAAATATCTTTAGAATCATTTAAAGAGATAGATACTTCAACACCTTTTTGTCCAACAACAGCCATTTTTGCTAATGCAATTGCAATTCCACCAACATTTACATCTTTTGCAGCTTTTAATAAACCTTGTTTATTAGCTTCAATTACTGTATTCCAAAGTGCCAACTCTTTTGAGAAATCAACTTCAGGATGAACACCAGCTACTTTTCCATACATTTTTTTAAGATATAAAGAAGCACCAAATTCATCTCTTGTTTCACCTAAAAGATATAATATATTCCCATTTTCTTGAACAGCTGATGGTAAAACTTTATTAGCATCTTCATTTACTCCAACCATTGCAATTGATGGAGTAGGAAATACACTTACACCATTAGTTTCATTGTATAAAGAAACATTTCCACCAATAACAGGAGTATTTAACTCTTTACAAGCTTTTTTAATTCCTTCACAACAAGCAGCAAATTGCCACATTACTTCAGGATTTTGAGGATTACCAAAATTTAAACAATCTGTAATAGCTTTTGGAACTGCTCCAGTCATTGCAACATTTCTTCCAGATTCCATAACAGCTGCTGCAGCTCCAAGTTCAGGATTAATATAACAAAGTCTTGTATTACAATCAGCACTCATAGCTAATGCTTTTCCTGTCTCTTTGATTCTAATA
Coding sequences within:
- a CDS encoding tetratricopeptide repeat protein; the protein is MKKIILAFFIVINSLSAITFEEVYTIHKVQGSLKALKYYRELEKQNNPKAIYELGVIHLQGDGIAKNINKAYEYFTKASELGHLESTYALGKIHLSKSTHYYDLTKAYNFFVDAANKGDAKSQLMIGRFFLMGEIVDKDYEKAIHYFKLASKQKEYEANCYIAYMYASGMGVFPNFGRAHVFAKDQYKKGDKLCIKVWNDYNLGKYPKDESWKVGDYNEPVK
- a CDS encoding NUDIX hydrolase, producing the protein MKKDNLKKLVSNLPKHPNVLGRHRFFNSAVLIPIVKIKGEYHLLFQKRAAHIRQGGDICFPGGGFEEGVDKDFKDTALRETFEELGIPKKDIKILGQLDTYVAPIGAVIESFVARVKKKAYKNMKIDHNEVEKTIVIPISFFKEHKPKEYTLAHEIQPYKIDENGNKEIFFPVEELGLPDTYKKPWGNKKHKIWVYEYEGEVIWGITSVLIKDVIEKY
- the bioA gene encoding adenosylmethionine--8-amino-7-oxononanoate transaminase; protein product: MNWLEIDKYHVWHPYNALPSKTKILPVKSTNKTSIFLETGEELIDAMSSWWSAIHGYNHSKLNEALKKQVEIMPHIMFGGLAHEQASLLSKKLVELTGLNSVFLCDSGSVSVEVALKTAILYQKAKGLKKYKFLALQNAYHGDTLGAMSVCDPQNSMHSIYGSYLSEHIFSKAPALGFESDCLESIRDLEENFEKHHKEIAGFILEPIVQGAGGMRIYNPLYLKKARELCTKYDILLIADEIATGFGHTGKMFACEWADIKPDIITVGKGLTGGYMTMAAMITSKNVSDTISNSEIGVLMHGPTFMANPLACSVANASIDLLLESNWQNNVKKIEEIFSKELESARNIDLVKDVRNIGAIGIIELKDDCYAQQVQDYCVKNGVWIRPFGKLVYSIVAYTIEEKDLIKIIRTMIDAIKSIKK
- a CDS encoding ABC transporter substrate-binding protein — encoded protein: MRLIKKINTIILFLLLISTFSFSKELKKITLHLSWFDQFQFAGYYMAKEKGFYEELGFDVEIIPFNFDVDIPKEVSEGKFDFAVGRETLILERAKDRNIVALYALFQATPLILVSTKESGINSVNDFSNKRVMTTIDDSSEVSLKAMIISNKVKIDNIKFLKHTHNIDDLINKNTDVISAYISKSPYELQKRGIEYNVFDPKKFGFDMYSDMLYTSENLINNDLNTVLLFKKASLKGWEYAYSNINESVDVIIDKYNNQNLKKNELIYEAKELRKLSYFNTSNLGEIKKDKIQRIHDLYNLMGLVPKPIDLEKFVFDLNNLRNLTFSQSELEYLEQRDIINMCVTPNAMPYSDIKDDKFIGFISDYVSLIENRIKKPIRLVSTSSWKESVDFAKKGDCDILPSMVWTKEREENFIFTKSYLNIPFVLSTKSDVSFINNLNTLKNKKISVVEEYAIIDELKEKYKNIEFIKVKNIDEGLKKVLDGETFGHVDTVSTTWYKIQTKHLSKLSISSKLDENIDISIAVNKEDNLLFSVLQKAVLSIDSHVKDEILNKWIFTEHKKEFDYSILWKIAIVLLIIFIAILYRQRLLAKMNDSLKIAVEEKTKSLQEMNSKLENRIKEEVEKNLKKDRLLSQQQKMVSMGQMIENIAHQWRQPLSLITTNATGLKLKKDLNDLDDEFLVKTIDSIVNTSKYLSNTIDDFRYFFKPQREKEIFYIEECFKKTIDLLGANFVENKITIIQNFDNVKIDGYETELIQVLINILNNSKDALESLENEEKLIFIDIKRVGSKVYIKIRDNAGGINLDIIEKVFEPYFTTKHQNQGTGIGLYMCQEIIHKHMNGNIEISNVEYEYKNRRYKGALVLITLDIAI
- the purH gene encoding bifunctional phosphoribosylaminoimidazolecarboxamide formyltransferase/IMP cyclohydrolase; its protein translation is MRALISVSDKSGVENFAKELVNLGYEIISTGGTYNKLKDAGIAVIEANEVTKFPECFEGRVKTLNPYIHGGILHRRDKQSHLDQAKELGVEGIDLVCVNLYPFKATIEKTDDFEEIIENIDIGGPAMVRSAAKNFDSVIIVTDVADYDLVLNNLKNDTNTVEFRRDMMIKAYEHTAAYDSMIANYMNKRFNGGFGAKQFIVGTKVFDTRYGENPHQKGALYEFDAQFTNKFKTIKGEASFNNMGDISGAAKIAAAFGKDKAVCIVKHGNPCGFAIKDTLLESYVEALKCDPVSAFGGVVAVNGIVDEELAQKMNEIFLEVVFAAGFTEDAVKVFESKKRIKLFEQGTQYLELANDDIDFKRVDGGFVFQDADKVAEDEVRNSKLMSKRIATEQEVKDMEIAYKIASLTKSNCVVYVKNSAMVAVGMGMTSRVDASKAALRKAEDMGLDVTGAVLASEAFFPFRDSIDAAASAGVKCVIEPGGSIRDDEIIEAANEHDMALYFSGIRHFLH